The genomic region TTTCCATGGTTGCTTTACTCTTAAACCCATCTTCTTTATGCTGTACCTCGTTGATGTTACCGGCACCCTCCCATCCGTGTCACCGCTGCATGCATGTAATTCATTAGggttttaattattatttatcacaAATTACAACTTATTACTGCAGTTATCATTAATTAAGTTCATTACCTATAAATCCAAATACGCAAGCCAGCTTTCAAGAGCTTCTGAATGATTGGCAGTACAGTGTCAGGCGAGTCCTTCCATTCCTTTATGACGCCACTGCATGCCACAAGAAGCAACAAATTAAGATACCATATATTATATGTTACGTAAAGAATTACTTCAACATGCATCATCTCAATTTCTAATGCATTGCATTTTTCAAGGTAACTTGAGAAAATTACCCCACATGCAAGGACGGAGCTAGGCAGTTAAGGCCCACTGGAGGCAAATTGCCTCATTGAGTTTTGTGTAAAAATCAAGATGCTTATAAAGAATTCGAATTTATCATGTTTAAAtacttattagttgaaattttcaaataatatgTATAATAAGTTATTATTATGAAAAAATGTTTacaagttggcaagaaaagtaAAACACTTAAATTATATACTTtactataattattttttttttttctttctaaagttTGGAGGTTAAGGTCACCCCCACTAGATAAAGTTTCTAGTTCCGTTCCTGTCCACATGCACACATATATATCTACAATTTAGGTATTAGGGTTTCTTGCATAACATATCAAACACTCAATATGTTGCGGGAATAAACAATGCCTAATTTGAGGTGGGAAATTAAAAAAGCAAGTGAAATTCGAGAATGTTATAATAACTGCGATCCCATACTGGAAACCAACTTGCACATGTCCCCACTCCCCACCCTAGCTAGAGTTGTAAAGGAGGGTCCTCCGGCTGCATGCAACTTTGTGTTTGTTATTTAGAGTTTTGACAAATTAATATCACCACAGGCACACATCCCTACCAGTACCGGTACCGGTACCAGCTTTCTTGCCTTGGTATCAGATGATTAATTTGTTCTGACTAATATATAACAGAGACAAATATGGAGGCAAAACATAACAGCTAGCCTGACTGGTTTTAGGTGGGAAGGGTACAACCATGGTTAAGGAATTGAAAACGACGTGTCGACAATTTGTAATCTTCTAGATATCCATCTGTCTACATTATTCATTTCCGGTTGcacaataatattaatatttatcaaatattttaattttttgtgttttattgtggagaaaagaaaacaaaaggataaATGTTAATGTAAGATATATTTCATTAATTATGATCCGGGCCTTGTGGCAGTGTGGAAACAGAAAGAAAGCTCCAGTTCGTTGATTTCTCAACGTGCATGTTTCTTCTAGTCAATTCTTGAAATTAACTTTCAGCTACCTCTCTGATCTCTCTCCCCCTAAATTCCAGAGGGATCGAGAGAAAGATAAATGgtatatacatacatgcatgAATCAAATTACATATGTAGATAATAGTTACCTGCACGGGGAGTAAGGATAGGAAAGGTTAGTAATATTGGCATGTAGGGCCTTCTGAACATCCTTTCTGTTGAAATATTGCTCAACATAATCCTCTGTGCAGGGATCATACCCTGATGGTAGCCTCTGCCAAAGctcctacacacacacacacacacattttacataattaattaaccacACCAAAATTACATAACTAATTACTGGTTATCTAATGAATTAGATTAGATAAACTCGTTCGACAATGATTGATGACTTACATGTTGAGTAAGCAGCCGAGGTGCAacatttttcatgaaattattaATCCTTGTTGGTTTGGGAGAAGTAGTAGTAGATGGAGATGGATCAGTGAGGCAGAGGGGTGAATAAATACCGTAGATGTCAATTTGAGAATAATTTTGTAAGAAGGCTCGAATGTGATCATTGCACTCTTCTGTTTGGTTGTCATCGTGTACGACATCACACTTCTTGACTAAATTGTCGTATAGCGTGTCCGAGATTATGGCATGACTCCATGCATAATCAAACATCCCACTGTTGTCTGTCGGTCCATTGATCACAGCATTCCCAATCTAATTCAATAATTAGTTATCATGCGATGGAATGATTAATTATAGCTAGATAAAGAAATGAGTTAATTATGTCTGTAGGGTTAGGGTTCATGCAGGCTGGCTCACCATGAAACCTTTGAGATTTATGAAAGACGAGGAGTCTGATGGGGATGATGATCTGGTGGTTCGATTGTTTCGGTCGTAGATGAGGTCAGCAAGCTGGGGAACGTAATGGCCAGCATAGCTCTCCCCAGAAATGTAGAAATCGTGGGGTTTGAAGGTTGGGAACCTCTTAAACCATTCCACCAGGAAAGCATACGAATCAGCTGCTGTGATTCCATCACCCAGCGTACGCAGATCCTTGGAGTTGTTTGTGTAAGAAAACCCTACTCCAACAGGTGACTCCAGGAACAGCACATTGGCAactgatcatcatcatcatgagTATTCAAGAAATCAAGCTTATTAtgcaatattaattaatttgatgacattaattatttaattaatataaacCTTTGTTCCAGGAGAAATCGTTAAGAATTAGGGTTCCATTGCTTCGAACAAGAAAGGGGCCCAGTTCTTGTGCAGCTCCATAAGCTACAGATGAGCACCCAGGTCCTGAAATATacataattataattaattaaattagagcatatcttaattttttttcctggtAAATAAACCATTGACACAGATCAGAGATAGATGATAATTGGATGATGGAAGATGGCGCCACACTCACACTACACTGTTTGTAATACACACGAACCaaggtgtgtatatatatgttatactACAAAATTAGTATTATTGGACCAATATATCATTGTCATGGACCATTATTAATCAAGCAAAAAGGGTAAAAAACGCCTAAAATTCAAAAGGTTAGATGACCTAGCTCTCTCTTAATTTCAGTAAAAGCACAAAAATGCGaagaaacaaagagaagaggggaCTTTAataatcttaattttaattgcaTGCCGAAATTAGTAAAACGAATCAAATTGTCCGGCAGTGACTGGTGAGTAGGGATCGATGACTAAAATGGGGCATTGAGTATTGCATTTGCATGTGCATAGCCTTCCAGAACCAGGCTTGCCActgtaacaaagaaacaaacaaattgaagtGGTGGTGGGGGTGGAAACCGGAAAAGaaagaataatgaaaaaaaacgGTATATTGCTATGAAATTGGACGATGAATTAGAGAACACGGGAGAATAATGGGCTCCCAACACGATTCATTAGTTACAGAGCAATTCGCATGACACAAATTTTTTATCACATGTTGTTTTAATATACTATATTAAACCCAAACATTAGATTTCTCTCGGTTCTGTAAAATAATTTCGGCCCAAAGAAATATAACATTTAACAATAATAGGAGCAGAGGCCTGGCAGTGAATCGGTGATGGGCACAGGCAGGCCAGGCAATAATATCCCATTTGCATGCCATGCCATTGCCAACAATATTTGAGAGCCACATGTGATGGGCATCTCTATCCGCTTCAAGAGGGTAGCGCTTTTATAAAATAAAGACTAGACACAAGTTCTTCGTAGGGTACACCGGTGAATCAGTTAACACTGCTTTTTATGAATGGCTAAATTTTACTGTTTAACGCACATAATTTTGTTATAcactaaaataatatatatattagcGTAACTGCGCTATTTATTCATGATTCAACCATGTGATTTTACTGAAAATCATCCCTAGTGAAAATTGAGGCCAAAGACTGCTTCCTTCCTGTATAATTATCACATATTAGGACCTGGGGGAATGCACTTCTTGGGTTGGGTACTCGCAGGACGGCCGTTAAAGGTAACGGCGGGGCGGCAAGTATTCCTTACTGTAAAAAGTTTTTGACTTTGTTGGAAGTTTGATGGGATGGGATGCTCCCTGCCCTCTGTTCTGTTCTCTGCTCTGCTATGCTCCAGAGACTCCAGAGTCCAGACCCAGAGACGACCAGAGAATCAAGTCCGTTACTGGACAGAACAGATGGTACTTTGTCCGTCTGGTGTGCTCAGACTGAGAGTGGAGAGAGATCACGGCAAACCGGCTCTCGCCGTCAAGGATAACGGAAAAAGCCACCATTctaaaatctaattttttttctgatttcttACGCCTATTTTGTCTTAAAACTCTTGTAATTTAGCACACGAACAAATTGTGCCTCTCAACTCAACAGACGCCGACACACAATTcaaaaagaagataaagaaaatcaaatgaaaaaaatatgagagGAAAAAGTGTAACCTCATCCAACCCAATGAAAtgcacatgaaaaataattatattaaaaagaaaaaaacattt from Pyrus communis chromosome 4, drPyrComm1.1, whole genome shotgun sequence harbors:
- the LOC137732193 gene encoding serine carboxypeptidase-like 35; the protein is MALNPNLLNIVMIWSLVLLFPVINAVKHEEFEVQRLLGESDRVTNLPGQPPVSFPHYAGYVRLPNSGKALFYWFFQAQENASRKPLVLWLNGGPGCSSVAYGAAQELGPFLVRSNGTLILNDFSWNKVANVLFLESPVGVGFSYTNNSKDLRTLGDGITAADSYAFLVEWFKRFPTFKPHDFYISGESYAGHYVPQLADLIYDRNNRTTRSSSPSDSSSFINLKGFMIGNAVINGPTDNSGMFDYAWSHAIISDTLYDNLVKKCDVVHDDNQTEECNDHIRAFLQNYSQIDIYGIYSPLCLTDPSPSTTTSPKPTRINNFMKNVAPRLLTQHELWQRLPSGYDPCTEDYVEQYFNRKDVQKALHANITNLSYPYSPCSGVIKEWKDSPDTVLPIIQKLLKAGLRIWIYSGDTDGRVPVTSTRYSIKKMGLRVKQPWKAWFDKGQVAGWAETYEGGLTFATVRGAGHQVPVFGPRQSLSLFTHFLHPNPNTTHGLPSSRF